In Synechococcus sp. CB0101, a genomic segment contains:
- a CDS encoding inositol monophosphatase family protein translates to MTDSPIRMPEGLDALGLLLDRVAERQRQDFGQLDSEAKPDGSLITACDRWSDAALVEGLAQLYPGEGVLSEEGSQCVPSSEAYWVVDPLDGTTNFAAGIPYWAISLARFERGVPVLAVLDVPSLRQRIVAIRGGGAWRKHMKLNPPAARNQVAGCASLCSRSIGVLQKLPNQRFPGKIRLLGVASLNLVSVGMGQTISALEATPKIWDLAAAWLVLQELHCPMRWLVRDPAALQAGEDLSQANFPVLAARDDATLARFKPWADALVSST, encoded by the coding sequence ATGACCGATTCGCCCATTCGCATGCCGGAGGGTCTCGACGCTCTGGGCCTGTTGTTGGATCGAGTGGCTGAGCGTCAGCGCCAGGATTTTGGCCAGCTCGATTCCGAAGCCAAACCCGATGGCAGCTTGATCACCGCCTGTGACCGTTGGAGTGATGCGGCCCTGGTGGAGGGCCTGGCTCAGCTCTATCCCGGTGAAGGCGTGCTGAGTGAGGAGGGCAGCCAATGCGTTCCCAGCAGCGAGGCCTACTGGGTGGTGGATCCGCTGGATGGCACCACCAACTTCGCCGCCGGCATTCCCTATTGGGCGATCTCGCTGGCGCGGTTCGAGCGGGGTGTGCCTGTTCTCGCCGTGCTCGACGTTCCATCGCTCCGCCAACGCATCGTGGCGATCCGAGGGGGTGGTGCCTGGCGCAAGCACATGAAATTGAATCCCCCGGCTGCCCGGAATCAGGTGGCCGGCTGTGCGTCCCTCTGCAGCCGATCGATCGGCGTGTTGCAGAAGCTGCCCAACCAGCGTTTCCCCGGAAAAATCCGCTTGCTGGGCGTGGCCAGCCTGAATCTGGTGAGCGTGGGCATGGGCCAGACCATCTCAGCGTTGGAGGCCACTCCGAAGATCTGGGATCTGGCGGCAGCCTGGCTGGTCTTGCAGGAGCTCCACTGCCCGATGCGTTGGTTGGTGCGTGATCCAGCTGCGCTGCAGGCAGGCGAAGACCTCTCGCAGGCCAACTTCCCAGTACTGGCGGCCCGTGATGACGCCACGCTGGCCAGGTTCAAGCCTTGGGCTGACGCGCTGGTGTCGTCGACTTGA
- a CDS encoding BCD family MFS transporter, giving the protein MLRLGLFQGCVGCLAVIFVGLLNRVMLTELGFPGLLVGGALAFEQLVAPSRILFGQVSDAHPLIGRHRTPYIWIGAALFCTLAVLLIPLIFRLHTALEAGAAWGIGLGVAALCGLTACYGLAVSLATTPYLALVIDSTTEEERPRAVGLIWCLLTVGIVVGAIASSICLKGLDGVTDPSLLESALFSFMTRVSLVVFGLTLVATWGIEVPGRRQQLSRAEDRDDAITLGLAWRLITSSRQVLVFFCFLLAFTLAVFLQDPILESYGAEVFGLPIAATASLSAVWGIGTLVGLLLAGLWLVPRLGKFACARLGCQLILASLLLLTLVGFSAEPQLLKLVLFLFGLATGIGTNATLVLMLDLTLPEVAGTFVGVWGLAQAYSRAAGKVLGGGLLDLARSFSPADQAFPAYAAVFVVEAAIAVFALVLLSRVNLRQFRDDTVRSLDRVLAMELG; this is encoded by the coding sequence TTGCTGCGGCTCGGCCTGTTTCAAGGCTGTGTCGGCTGCCTGGCCGTGATTTTTGTGGGGTTGCTCAACCGGGTGATGCTCACGGAGCTAGGCTTTCCCGGCCTTTTAGTAGGCGGGGCCCTGGCGTTTGAGCAGTTGGTGGCACCGTCGCGCATCCTGTTTGGCCAGGTGTCCGATGCCCATCCACTCATCGGCAGGCACCGCACGCCCTACATCTGGATAGGAGCGGCGCTGTTTTGCACCCTGGCGGTGCTGCTGATCCCGCTGATCTTTCGGTTGCACACGGCCCTTGAAGCCGGAGCAGCCTGGGGCATTGGCCTTGGCGTTGCGGCGCTCTGCGGGCTCACCGCCTGCTACGGCCTGGCCGTGTCGCTGGCCACCACGCCCTATCTCGCCCTGGTGATCGACAGCACCACCGAGGAGGAACGGCCTCGCGCGGTGGGGTTGATCTGGTGTCTGCTCACCGTGGGCATCGTGGTGGGCGCGATCGCCAGCTCGATCTGCCTGAAAGGCCTCGATGGCGTTACCGATCCATCTCTGTTGGAGTCGGCCCTGTTCAGCTTCATGACCCGGGTGAGTCTGGTGGTGTTTGGCCTCACGCTCGTGGCCACTTGGGGTATCGAAGTGCCGGGGCGCCGTCAGCAGCTCAGTCGCGCCGAAGATCGCGACGATGCCATCACCCTTGGTCTGGCCTGGCGCTTGATCACCTCCAGCCGCCAGGTGCTGGTGTTTTTCTGCTTCCTGCTGGCCTTCACCCTGGCGGTGTTTCTGCAGGACCCGATCCTGGAGAGCTACGGAGCTGAGGTGTTTGGCTTGCCGATTGCAGCTACGGCGTCCCTCAGTGCTGTGTGGGGGATCGGCACGCTCGTGGGTTTGCTGCTGGCGGGTCTCTGGCTGGTGCCCCGTCTCGGGAAGTTTGCCTGTGCTCGCCTGGGGTGTCAGCTGATTTTGGCTTCGTTGCTGCTGCTCACACTGGTGGGTTTCAGCGCAGAGCCCCAGCTACTCAAGCTGGTGCTTTTTCTGTTTGGTCTAGCCACAGGCATTGGTACCAATGCCACGCTGGTGTTGATGCTTGATCTCACCCTGCCGGAAGTGGCTGGCACCTTTGTGGGGGTGTGGGGTTTGGCGCAGGCCTATTCCCGCGCGGCCGGAAAGGTGCTCGGGGGCGGGCTGCTGGATCTCGCCCGCTCGTTCAGTCCTGCTGATCAGGCGTTTCCCGCCTATGCCGCTGTGTTTGTTGTTGAGGCGGCGATCGCTGTTTTTGCGCTGGTGCTGTTGAGCCGCGTGAATCTGCGTCAGTTCCGCGACGACACCGTCCGCAGCCTTGATCGCGTTCTTGCCATGGAGCTCGGATGA
- the mtnB gene encoding methylthioribulose 1-phosphate dehydratase, whose translation MANANTTALASALSKAMANIHQRGWCDGTGGNFSCVLERDPVVLLMAPSGVDKGSVAPRDLIQVSETGSVVAGKGKASAETALHLEIVNSCGAGAVLHTHSQAGTLLSQWALQQGSAGQPLERGHLELRDLEMMKGLEGVKTHACSVQIPVYANDQDLDSLSLRVRPVLADAPHGVLIAGHGLYAWGRNLGTAVRHLEILEFLLEQRWRQLLLEALVQRPQTASATP comes from the coding sequence ATGGCCAATGCCAACACCACCGCCCTGGCCTCGGCGCTGAGCAAAGCGATGGCCAACATCCATCAGCGTGGCTGGTGTGATGGAACCGGCGGCAACTTCAGCTGTGTGCTGGAGCGCGATCCAGTGGTGCTGTTAATGGCACCCAGCGGGGTCGACAAGGGAAGCGTCGCCCCCCGTGATCTGATTCAAGTGAGTGAAACAGGCTCCGTGGTGGCGGGCAAAGGAAAAGCCAGCGCCGAAACGGCCCTGCACCTGGAAATCGTGAACAGCTGCGGAGCGGGGGCGGTGCTACACACCCATTCGCAGGCGGGAACACTTCTCTCGCAATGGGCCCTACAGCAGGGGAGTGCCGGCCAACCCCTGGAGCGTGGTCATCTTGAATTGCGCGATCTGGAAATGATGAAGGGACTCGAAGGCGTCAAAACCCATGCCTGCAGCGTGCAGATACCCGTGTACGCCAATGATCAAGATCTCGATTCCCTCTCCCTAAGAGTGCGGCCGGTATTGGCTGATGCACCCCATGGCGTGCTGATTGCAGGCCACGGCCTCTATGCCTGGGGCCGCAACCTTGGCACCGCTGTTCGCCATCTCGAGATCCTGGAGTTCCTGCTGGAGCAACGCTGGCGTCAGTTGCTGCTGGAGGCATTGGTGCAGCGTCCGCAAACCGCATCAGCAACGCCATGA
- a CDS encoding DUF4440 domain-containing protein, giving the protein MALSDRDQEILSINQAMLDSVVNGDWSRYATFCAADLSCFEGETNGHLVEGLPFHQYYFNLPAGDAPATAVTVTMARPHLRWLSDDAVVLSYTRLTQRLAGGEPITASCCETRIWQRTNGSWQQVHVHRS; this is encoded by the coding sequence ATGGCCCTGAGTGATCGTGACCAGGAGATTCTCTCCATCAATCAAGCCATGCTCGACAGCGTGGTGAATGGCGACTGGAGCCGTTATGCCACCTTCTGCGCGGCCGACCTGAGCTGCTTCGAGGGGGAAACCAACGGACACTTGGTAGAAGGCCTGCCCTTCCACCAGTACTACTTCAACCTCCCGGCCGGCGATGCACCCGCCACAGCCGTGACGGTGACGATGGCCCGCCCGCACCTGCGATGGCTCAGCGATGACGCCGTCGTACTCAGCTACACCCGCCTCACCCAACGGCTCGCTGGCGGGGAACCGATCACAGCCAGCTGCTGCGAAACCCGCATCTGGCAACGCACCAACGGCAGCTGGCAGCAGGTGCACGTCCATCGCAGCTGA
- a CDS encoding TolC family protein: MTRPFKTWLAAAGSGLLALSGTGFAQEQPTASVQEPLPLAPQVKGTRPKSDASVLAPAATKLDPSLQNLAAPATLALPNKPEQVRIAELRPLSLKDVENLAEVNNPNLKAIASQVDQAQSELRTQISAWYPSLKLNANNLPVYTGGNYRITRPSVDPSSGGFVRSPAEYGYTSRWNMDANLQASWSLIDPKRVPDIAAARDKFEQAKNQYLIALRDLRLQAAQSYFQLQFADENVRIGQDAVRASLVSLRDARARFQAGVATKLEVLEAETQLARDQQTLTDALASQSIARRDLARLLDLPQNVSPTATQPLRPLGVWTPSLQESVIAAYAFREELDNALLEVSVANSQANSSIADVQPFLTIFNNLRGSRYDGVDRIFVDQPGTSGWDLENTIGLQASVTLFDGGAARAQYRKAKQRAQENSFRFASTRDQLRFDVEESFYQLRQSNRNIQTTSREVISARESLRLARLRFQAGVSTQREVVDNQRDLTRAEINYSRSLASYNNSLAELRRRTGLDQVAVCQPASLGSQKPVLDDMENIPVPPEPLQPACQIPVPALPSS, from the coding sequence GTGACGCGACCCTTCAAGACCTGGCTTGCTGCAGCTGGCTCCGGTCTGCTGGCACTCTCCGGCACCGGCTTTGCTCAAGAGCAGCCCACGGCCAGTGTTCAGGAGCCGCTTCCCCTAGCACCGCAGGTGAAGGGCACCAGGCCGAAATCCGATGCCAGCGTGCTGGCTCCTGCCGCCACCAAGCTCGATCCGAGCCTGCAGAACCTCGCGGCTCCCGCCACGCTGGCTCTGCCCAACAAGCCAGAGCAGGTGCGCATTGCTGAATTGCGCCCGCTCTCGCTGAAGGATGTTGAGAATCTTGCTGAGGTTAATAACCCAAATCTGAAGGCTATTGCAAGTCAGGTGGATCAGGCTCAGAGCGAGTTGCGTACGCAGATTTCTGCTTGGTATCCAAGCTTAAAGCTGAACGCTAATAATCTTCCTGTTTATACCGGTGGAAATTACAGGATCACGCGGCCTTCAGTCGATCCTTCTTCGGGTGGGTTCGTTCGCAGCCCTGCTGAATATGGCTACACGAGTCGCTGGAATATGGACGCTAACTTGCAGGCTTCGTGGAGTCTGATCGATCCTAAGCGCGTTCCCGATATTGCTGCCGCCCGAGACAAGTTTGAGCAAGCGAAGAATCAATATCTGATTGCGCTCCGAGACCTGCGTCTCCAAGCTGCTCAGTCCTATTTTCAGCTTCAGTTCGCTGACGAGAACGTAAGAATTGGTCAAGATGCCGTTCGAGCTTCACTCGTAAGCCTCCGAGATGCGCGTGCCCGTTTTCAGGCAGGTGTGGCAACAAAACTTGAGGTGCTTGAAGCGGAAACTCAGCTGGCGCGCGATCAGCAAACCCTTACCGATGCTCTTGCCAGCCAATCAATCGCCCGTCGCGATCTTGCCCGACTACTTGACCTTCCTCAGAACGTAAGTCCAACTGCCACACAGCCACTTCGTCCACTTGGTGTTTGGACGCCGTCGCTCCAGGAAAGCGTGATCGCCGCATACGCCTTCCGTGAAGAGCTTGATAACGCCCTCTTAGAGGTCTCAGTTGCTAACAGTCAGGCCAATAGTTCTATCGCTGATGTCCAGCCCTTCCTCACCATCTTTAATAACCTCAGGGGTTCCCGTTACGATGGTGTTGACCGTATATTTGTTGATCAGCCTGGCACGAGCGGCTGGGATCTTGAAAACACAATTGGTTTGCAGGCCAGTGTAACACTTTTCGATGGTGGCGCTGCGCGCGCTCAATACCGCAAGGCTAAGCAAAGAGCCCAAGAAAACAGCTTCCGCTTCGCAAGTACTCGCGACCAGCTCCGTTTCGACGTTGAGGAGAGTTTTTACCAGCTCCGCCAGTCCAATCGCAACATCCAAACAACATCGCGCGAAGTGATCTCAGCTCGCGAGTCGCTTCGGTTGGCGCGCTTGCGCTTTCAAGCTGGTGTAAGCACGCAGCGTGAAGTAGTGGATAACCAGCGAGATCTCACCCGAGCAGAGATTAATTACTCAAGGTCTTTGGCCTCCTATAATAATAGCCTGGCCGAGCTCCGTCGCCGCACTGGTCTCGATCAAGTGGCCGTGTGTCAACCCGCCAGCCTTGGCTCCCAGAAGCCTGTGCTTGACGACATGGAGAACATTCCAGTGCCTCCCGAGCCTCTGCAGCCCGCTTGCCAGATTCCTGTGCCGGCTCTGCCGAGCTCCTAA
- a CDS encoding DNA-formamidopyrimidine glycosylase encodes MPELPEVETVRRGLEQQVSGFEIARVEVLRARAIASPPLPELFCSALEGCTVQQWLRRGKYLMATLQRGGADAGHWGVHLRMTGQFLWMNTPAEPCRHTRVRIWNTQEQELRFVDLRSFGEMWWVPPGEPLESVMTGLRRLGPEPFSTDFSAEHLAAKLAGSTRSIKTALLDQALVAGVGNIYADESLFMSRIAPQTPSGQLAPAQLKRLHSALVEVLEASIGAGGTTFSDFRDLTGTNGNYGNAAWVYRRSGEPCRVCGTPIQRDKLGGRSSHWCPNCQAA; translated from the coding sequence GTGCCTGAACTGCCCGAAGTGGAAACGGTGCGGCGCGGGCTGGAGCAGCAGGTGAGCGGCTTCGAGATTGCCCGTGTCGAGGTGCTGCGGGCCCGAGCGATCGCGTCACCGCCCTTACCGGAGCTCTTCTGCAGCGCCCTGGAGGGTTGCACCGTGCAGCAGTGGCTGCGGCGGGGCAAATACCTGATGGCCACGCTGCAACGCGGCGGCGCCGATGCAGGCCATTGGGGCGTGCACCTGCGCATGACCGGGCAGTTCCTATGGATGAACACCCCAGCCGAGCCCTGCCGCCACACGCGAGTCCGCATCTGGAATACCCAGGAGCAAGAACTGCGCTTTGTGGACCTGCGCAGCTTCGGAGAAATGTGGTGGGTGCCCCCAGGAGAACCGCTGGAGTCGGTGATGACCGGCCTACGCCGGCTGGGGCCGGAACCCTTCAGCACCGACTTCAGCGCTGAGCACTTAGCCGCCAAATTGGCAGGCTCAACCCGGTCGATCAAAACGGCCCTGCTGGATCAAGCCTTGGTGGCTGGGGTGGGCAACATCTACGCCGATGAATCGCTGTTCATGAGCCGGATCGCACCGCAAACACCGAGCGGACAGCTGGCACCAGCCCAGCTCAAGCGGTTGCACAGCGCCCTGGTGGAGGTGCTCGAAGCCAGCATCGGCGCAGGCGGCACCACATTCAGCGATTTCCGTGACCTCACCGGCACCAACGGCAACTACGGCAATGCAGCGTGGGTCTACCGGCGGAGTGGTGAACCGTGCCGGGTCTGCGGCACTCCCATACAGCGCGACAAGCTGGGGGGCCGCAGCAGCCACTGGTGCCCCAACTGCCAAGCTGCTTGA
- the mtnC gene encoding acireductone synthase, which translates to MTITHLLLDIEGTTCPVSFVADVLFPYARAAIPDFLNTHGQDPEIQQLANDVESAWRNDSSTEAVALLQVCQEQQGAARVAPYLQHLIDRDVKLTALKDLQGRIWRSGYASGTLVAPLFSDVAESLQRWHQEGFTLAVYSSGSAPAQQLLYGHSTAGDLRPLFSHWFDTRIGSKQEPASYSAIAEQMKAAAQQVLFISDALSELEAASAAGMAVLFSDREGNPGRDSGRFERINDYRRLNPAHGPE; encoded by the coding sequence ATGACCATCACCCACCTGCTGCTGGATATCGAAGGAACCACCTGCCCGGTGAGTTTTGTAGCGGACGTGCTCTTCCCCTATGCCCGAGCCGCGATCCCAGACTTTCTGAACACCCACGGCCAGGATCCCGAGATTCAGCAGCTAGCAAACGACGTGGAGTCAGCCTGGCGCAACGATTCCTCAACCGAGGCCGTGGCCCTACTGCAGGTCTGCCAAGAGCAGCAGGGCGCTGCGCGTGTTGCGCCCTACCTTCAGCACTTGATCGATCGCGATGTGAAGCTCACAGCGCTGAAAGATCTGCAGGGCCGGATCTGGCGTTCTGGTTACGCCAGTGGAACTTTGGTGGCGCCGCTGTTCAGCGATGTTGCTGAATCACTACAACGCTGGCATCAAGAAGGCTTCACGTTGGCGGTGTACTCGTCTGGATCTGCTCCAGCACAACAACTGCTATACGGCCACAGCACAGCGGGCGACTTAAGACCTCTCTTCAGCCACTGGTTTGACACACGCATCGGGTCCAAACAAGAGCCCGCGAGCTACAGCGCAATTGCCGAGCAGATGAAGGCAGCCGCGCAGCAGGTGCTGTTCATCAGTGATGCCCTGAGCGAGCTAGAAGCAGCTTCAGCAGCTGGCATGGCTGTGCTGTTCAGTGATCGCGAGGGCAACCCAGGGCGAGACAGCGGCAGGTTTGAGAGAATCAACGATTACCGCAGGCTCAATCCCGCGCATGGCCCTGAGTGA